Part of the Candidatus Binatus sp. genome is shown below.
GGTCGTTGACCTTGGACATTGCAACTCACTAAGGTCCTTTGGCGGTGAAGTGCCGCTGCTGTATCTTTTCGGGATTCCGATAATCGGCTGGGGCGGATTGGCGCGTCCATCGGCTTCCGGAGCCGAAGACGCACCGGGTTTCGGCGCGATTGCCGGTGAAGGAGTGCGCGCGCGTGGCGGAACAGAAAAAACTTTCGGGCGTTGCAATCGGCCTGATGTCGTTCGGGCCCTTTGTCCTCTACGGCTTCGCTTCCGGCGCCAATCACTGGCGCGTGGCGACCGGCGGGGGCTTAATCCTCTGCCTGATATTTCTGGCCGTGCGGCGCCGTCGCGGTGACTCGATCAGACTGATGGACTGGACCACGCTGACCTTCTTCGCGATCGGCTCAGTCCTGATGATAGGCCTGCGCTCGACCGCGTTTCCGGCCTACAACGTGGTCGTCATCTGGTCATGCTTTGCGGTTGCCGCGTGGAGCTCGGTCGCGATCGGCCATCCGTTCACCGCTGCCTACGCCCGCGAAAACGCGCCGCCCGAGTTCTGGGATCATCCGGTCTTCATCCGGCTTAACCTGGTGATGACTCTTTTCTGGTGCGGACTGATGACCGTCAACGTCGGCTTCGCTGTGACCGGCGTCATCATCGGCGGCAACTTCGGCAAGCTGGTCCCCGGATTTGCGCTGCCGACGGCATTGCTGATTGCCGGGTTCGTCTTCAACAGTCGTTTTCCCGCCCGCTACCTGGCGCGAGCCGGGGTGACCCTCGGCGACGGCGCGAGCCAGGCCGTTCCCCAGTAAGGAGTTTCGGTTTCTGGCAGGCGCGGGCGAAGCCGGCAAGCGAGACGGTCGCGATGAGAATTCGTCCGGCGGAGAAATAGCGCGGCGCCCGGGCGGCGCGGCTACGGCATCACAGTCTTGAGCGCGTCAAGGACTCTCGCCGTCAGCTTCGGGTTCATCGTTTTGCCCTGGAGCGCCATCGCTTCGAGGATCAGGAACACGATTTGCGGGATCAGCTCGTAATCGGCGCCGGCCGAATCGGGACGCGGGAAGAGTTCCTTGAAGGATTGATCGATGAATTCCGCCATCCGGCCGTTCGCCGCGCTCACCGACTCGCGCAGATACGAATCGGTGCGGCTGGCGGCCACCAGTTCGAGCCATGCGGTCGCCAGCCGGCCGTTGGCAATCTCCCACAACAAATCGATCGCCACGGCCCGCCGATCATTCTCATTGGTCAGCCGGCTGACCTTCTCCTTCATCTCGCCGAACATCAACTCGAAAAGGTGCTCGACCGCGCAGGTGAGCAATTCCTCTTTCTTGGGAAAATGGTAGAGCTGCGCACCGCGGGAAAGGCCGGCGCGCTCCGCGATTTCGGAAGTCGTCGTGTTCGCGTAGCCGCGTTCGATCAGGCACGCAATCGCCGCGTCGAGAAGGCGGCGCCGCGTTTCCGCGGTTTTCTCGTCCTGCGTCAGCCGAGGCCTGAAACTATTTCCGGTTGGTGAAGAGGCGCCCATCGCGGCGCCAATCGTAGCAGACCGTGAATCGCGATCAAGCAAGCTCTGTCCCGCTCGAACGGATCGTGAAGACGTTTACCTGCGGTATCGGCATTTCAGGCGATATGAAGTC
Proteins encoded:
- a CDS encoding TetR/AcrR family transcriptional regulator, with protein sequence MGASSPTGNSFRPRLTQDEKTAETRRRLLDAAIACLIERGYANTTTSEIAERAGLSRGAQLYHFPKKEELLTCAVEHLFELMFGEMKEKVSRLTNENDRRAVAIDLLWEIANGRLATAWLELVAASRTDSYLRESVSAANGRMAEFIDQSFKELFPRPDSAGADYELIPQIVFLILEAMALQGKTMNPKLTARVLDALKTVMP